In a single window of the Pseudomonas entomophila genome:
- the gspG gene encoding type II secretion system major pseudopilin GspG, with protein MQQRYKRQGGFTLMEIMVVIFIIGLLIAVVAPSVLGNQDKAMKQKVMADLATLEQALDMYRLDNLRFPSNEQGLAALARKPTLEPLPRSWRSDGYIRRLPEDPWGTPYQYRMPGEHGRVDVYSLGADGVPGGEGLDADLGNWAL; from the coding sequence ATGCAGCAACGATACAAGCGCCAGGGTGGCTTCACCCTGATGGAGATCATGGTGGTGATCTTCATCATCGGCCTGCTGATCGCCGTGGTGGCGCCCAGTGTGCTGGGCAACCAGGACAAGGCGATGAAGCAGAAGGTGATGGCCGACCTGGCCACCCTGGAGCAGGCGCTGGATATGTACCGCCTGGACAACCTGCGCTTCCCCAGCAACGAGCAGGGCCTGGCCGCGCTGGCCAGGAAACCCACCCTGGAGCCGTTGCCGCGCAGCTGGCGCAGCGACGGCTATATCCGCCGTCTGCCGGAAGATCCGTGGGGCACGCCCTACCAGTACCGCATGCCCGGTGAACATGGCCGGGTCGATGTGTATTCGCTGGGCGCCGATGGTGTGCCGGGTGGCGAAGGGCTGGATGCCGACCTGGGCAACTGGGCGCTGTGA
- the gspF gene encoding type II secretion system inner membrane protein GspF, translated as MPTYRYQAVDLAGKAHKASVQADSERHARQLLREQGLFARHLQRHEAGQAQPRRQRLSRAQLCELTRQLATLVGAGIPLVDALATLERQLRQPALHAVLVALRGSLAEGLGLARSLARQGGAFTGLYCALVEAGERSGRLGQVLARLADHLEQVQRQRHKARTALIYPAVLMGVSLAVVVGLMTFVVPKLTEQFAHSGQSLPFITSLLIGLSQGLVQVGPYLLLLALVLTVLAGWLLRKPHWCLRRDDLLLRLPRIGQVLQVLESARLARSLAILCGSGVALLEALQVATETVGNRRIRAAMEQVRQQVQGGTSLHRALDGAGQFPPLLVNMVGSGEASGTLADMLERVADDQERGFARQVDTAMALFEPLMILVMGGVVLFIVLAVLLPIMQLNQGLQL; from the coding sequence ATGCCGACTTATCGCTACCAGGCCGTGGACCTCGCCGGCAAGGCGCACAAGGCCAGCGTGCAGGCCGACAGCGAGCGCCATGCGCGCCAGTTGTTGCGCGAGCAGGGGCTGTTTGCCCGGCACTTGCAGCGCCATGAGGCCGGCCAGGCCCAGCCACGCCGCCAGCGTTTGAGCCGTGCCCAGCTGTGCGAGCTGACCCGCCAGCTGGCGACGCTGGTGGGCGCCGGTATCCCGTTGGTCGATGCCTTGGCCACCCTTGAACGGCAGCTGCGCCAGCCGGCCCTGCACGCCGTGCTGGTGGCGTTGCGCGGCTCCCTCGCTGAAGGGCTGGGGCTGGCCCGTAGCCTGGCGCGCCAGGGGGGGGCCTTTACCGGCTTGTACTGCGCATTGGTCGAGGCCGGCGAGCGCTCGGGGCGCCTGGGCCAGGTGCTGGCGCGCCTGGCCGATCACCTCGAACAGGTGCAGCGCCAGCGCCACAAGGCACGCACCGCGCTGATCTACCCGGCGGTGCTGATGGGCGTGTCGCTGGCGGTGGTGGTCGGCCTGATGACCTTCGTGGTGCCCAAGCTCACCGAACAATTCGCCCATTCCGGGCAGAGCCTGCCCTTCATCACTTCATTGCTGATCGGCCTCAGCCAGGGGCTGGTTCAAGTGGGGCCTTACCTGTTGCTACTGGCGTTGGTACTGACCGTGCTCGCCGGCTGGCTGCTGCGCAAGCCCCACTGGTGCCTGCGCCGCGACGACCTGCTACTGCGCCTGCCGCGCATCGGCCAGGTGCTGCAGGTGCTGGAGAGTGCGCGCCTGGCGCGCAGCCTGGCGATCCTCTGCGGCAGCGGCGTGGCCCTGCTCGAAGCATTACAGGTGGCCACCGAGACGGTCGGCAACCGACGTATCCGTGCGGCGATGGAACAGGTGCGCCAGCAGGTGCAGGGCGGCACCAGCCTGCATCGGGCGCTGGACGGCGCCGGCCAGTTTCCGCCGTTGCTGGTGAACATGGTCGGCAGCGGCGAAGCCAGCGGCACCCTGGCCGACATGCTCGAACGGGTGGCCGATGACCAGGAGCGTGGCTTCGCCCGCCAGGTGGACACCGCGATGGCGCTGTTCGAGCCGCTGATGATCCTGGTGATGGGCGGTGTGGTGCTGTTCATCGTGCTGGCGGTACTGCTGCCGATCATGCAGCTCAACCAGGGATTGCAATTGTGA
- a CDS encoding GspE/PulE family protein gives MLPYRLARQAGLAMAPSDGGWRLWLRGDADSDQLQELLRVHGQPVALEQLDDAQFDERLGQLYQAGEAATEALIEGIGEQVDLDSLMSEMPRIEDLLESDDEAPVIRLINGLFGQALRLRASDIHIETFEQSLVVRLRVDGHLREVLRPPRALSAMLVSRIKVMARLDIAEKRQPQDGRITLRAAGREVDVRVSTLPGIHGERVVMRVLDKQASLLALDNLGMPAAVLRGLRGCLARPNGIVLSTGPTGSGKTTTLYASLNSLNDGSRNILTVEDPVEYAIAGIGQTAINPRAGLTFASGLRAILRQDPDVIMLGEIRDQETAQIAVQASLTGHLVLSTLHTNSAVGAVTRLRDMGVEPFLIASCLRGVLAQRLVRRLCACAVARPLHSAERELWPELAETYHPVGCEHCQGSGYVGRLGLYEFIELDDGLVALLYDGQSELAMQAYLDGRRQSLVAMAADCLAQGQTSLAEVLRVVQG, from the coding sequence ATGCTGCCCTATCGCCTGGCGCGCCAGGCTGGCCTGGCCATGGCCCCCAGCGACGGCGGCTGGCGGTTGTGGCTGCGCGGTGACGCCGACAGCGACCAGCTCCAGGAGCTGTTGCGGGTCCATGGCCAACCCGTTGCCTTGGAGCAACTCGACGACGCCCAGTTCGACGAGCGCCTTGGCCAGCTCTACCAGGCCGGCGAGGCGGCGACCGAAGCCTTGATCGAGGGCATCGGCGAACAGGTCGACCTCGACAGCCTGATGAGCGAGATGCCGCGCATCGAGGACCTGCTGGAAAGCGACGACGAGGCACCGGTGATCCGCCTGATCAATGGCCTGTTCGGCCAGGCCTTGCGCCTGCGCGCCTCGGATATCCATATCGAGACCTTCGAGCAGAGCCTGGTGGTGCGCCTGCGGGTCGACGGCCACCTGCGCGAAGTGCTGCGCCCGCCACGGGCACTGTCGGCGATGCTGGTGTCGCGGATCAAGGTGATGGCTCGGTTGGATATCGCCGAGAAGCGCCAGCCCCAGGACGGCCGCATCACCCTGCGCGCTGCCGGGCGCGAGGTGGACGTGCGCGTATCGACCCTGCCCGGCATCCACGGCGAGCGGGTGGTGATGCGCGTGCTCGACAAGCAGGCCAGCCTGCTGGCGCTGGACAACCTGGGCATGCCCGCCGCCGTGTTGCGCGGCTTGCGCGGCTGCCTGGCGCGGCCCAACGGTATCGTGCTGTCCACCGGCCCCACCGGGTCGGGCAAGACCACCACCCTGTACGCCAGCCTCAACAGCCTCAACGACGGCAGCCGCAACATCCTCACCGTCGAGGACCCGGTGGAATACGCCATCGCCGGTATCGGCCAGACCGCTATCAACCCCCGGGCCGGCTTGACCTTCGCCAGCGGCCTGCGGGCCATCCTGCGCCAGGACCCGGACGTGATCATGCTGGGTGAGATCCGCGACCAGGAGACCGCGCAGATCGCCGTGCAGGCCAGCCTCACCGGGCACCTGGTGCTGTCGACGCTGCACACCAACAGCGCCGTGGGGGCGGTGACCCGCCTGCGCGACATGGGCGTCGAGCCGTTCCTGATCGCCTCGTGCCTGCGCGGGGTGCTGGCCCAGCGCCTGGTGCGGCGGCTGTGCGCCTGCGCGGTGGCGCGGCCGCTGCACAGCGCGGAGCGCGAGCTGTGGCCGGAATTGGCCGAAACCTATCATCCGGTCGGCTGCGAGCATTGCCAGGGCAGCGGTTATGTCGGGCGCCTTGGGTTGTACGAATTCATCGAACTGGACGACGGGCTGGTGGCGTTGCTCTATGACGGTCAGAGCGAACTGGCCATGCAGGCCTACCTGGATGGCCGTCGGCAGAGCCTGGTGGCGATGGCCGCCGACTGCCTGGCGCAGGGCCAGACCAGCCTCGCCGAAGTGTTGCGCGTGGTGCAGGGCTGA
- the gspD gene encoding type II secretion system secretin GspD produces MAGVLTLSLSLAWAEEPEVFADDGTPLYEVNFVDTELGEFIDSVSRITGTTFIVDPRVQGKVTVRTVDRHDADAIYDIFLAQLRAQGFATVDLPNGSVKIVPDQAARLEPVPVERPGKKSEGSDGVATRVFNVRNAASEQMLNILKPLIDPRVGVITPYPAANLLVVTDWRSNLERIDSLLRQLDQVSDEPLQVMPLKHASAADTAGLVTRLLAREQGADSAQVVADPRSNALLVRGSADSRERVRALLAQLDRPSENLHNSNTQVMYLRHANAAEVVKVLRGLGQSGAVPTEGGEGEGKDKPLQAASDSGIRLEYEEGTNAVVMVGPDSELAAYRSIVEQLDIRRAQVVVEAIIAEVSDSSAQELGVQWLFADEKFGAGIVNFGSNGVNIANIAGAASSGDNEKLGKLLSATAGATAGFGHFGGGFNFAMLVNALKGKSGFNLLSTPTLLTLDNAEASILVGQEVPFVTGSVTQNNANPYQTIERKEVGVKLRIKPQVNVDNSVRLDIVQEVSSIAESRAASDVITNKREIKTKVMVEDNGLVILGGLISDELSTSNQRVPLLGDIPGLGRLFRSDASKNTKQNLMVFIRPRILRDGESLAGFSQQKYQSLRQDTPLKLPALAEGMPLLQAFPASRARLEGADW; encoded by the coding sequence CTGGCCGGGGTGCTCACCCTGAGCCTGTCCCTGGCCTGGGCCGAGGAGCCGGAAGTGTTCGCCGACGACGGCACGCCGCTGTATGAGGTGAACTTCGTCGACACCGAGCTGGGCGAGTTCATCGACAGCGTGTCGCGCATCACCGGCACCACCTTCATCGTCGACCCGCGGGTGCAGGGCAAGGTTACCGTGCGCACGGTCGACCGCCATGACGCCGACGCCATCTACGACATCTTCCTGGCCCAGCTGCGCGCCCAGGGTTTCGCCACGGTGGACCTGCCCAACGGCAGCGTGAAGATCGTCCCCGACCAGGCCGCGCGCCTGGAACCGGTGCCGGTGGAGCGGCCCGGCAAGAAATCCGAAGGCAGCGATGGCGTGGCCACTCGGGTATTCAATGTGCGCAACGCCGCCAGCGAGCAGATGCTCAACATCCTCAAACCGCTGATCGACCCGCGGGTTGGCGTGATCACGCCATATCCGGCCGCCAACCTGCTGGTAGTCACCGACTGGCGCAGTAACCTCGAACGCATCGACAGTCTGTTGCGCCAGCTCGACCAGGTCAGCGACGAACCGCTGCAGGTGATGCCACTCAAGCATGCCAGCGCCGCCGACACGGCGGGGCTGGTGACCCGCTTGCTGGCTCGCGAGCAGGGCGCCGACAGCGCCCAGGTGGTCGCCGACCCACGCAGCAACGCCCTGCTGGTGCGCGGCAGTGCCGACAGCCGCGAGCGGGTGCGCGCCTTGCTCGCCCAACTGGACCGGCCCAGTGAGAACCTGCACAACAGCAACACCCAGGTGATGTATCTGCGCCATGCCAATGCCGCCGAAGTGGTCAAGGTGTTGCGCGGGTTGGGCCAGAGCGGCGCGGTGCCGACCGAAGGCGGCGAGGGCGAGGGCAAGGACAAGCCGTTGCAGGCGGCCAGCGATTCCGGCATCCGCCTCGAATATGAAGAGGGTACCAACGCCGTGGTCATGGTCGGCCCCGACAGCGAGTTGGCCGCCTACCGCAGCATCGTCGAGCAGTTGGATATCCGCCGGGCGCAGGTGGTGGTCGAGGCGATCATCGCCGAAGTGTCCGACAGCAGCGCCCAGGAGCTGGGCGTGCAATGGCTGTTCGCCGACGAAAAGTTCGGCGCGGGCATCGTCAACTTCGGCAGCAACGGGGTGAACATCGCCAACATCGCCGGCGCGGCCAGCAGCGGCGACAACGAGAAGCTCGGCAAGCTGCTGTCGGCGACCGCGGGCGCCACGGCCGGCTTCGGCCATTTCGGTGGTGGTTTCAACTTCGCCATGCTGGTCAACGCGCTCAAGGGCAAGAGCGGTTTCAACCTGCTGTCCACCCCGACCCTGCTGACCCTCGACAACGCCGAGGCGTCGATCCTGGTGGGCCAGGAGGTGCCGTTTGTCACCGGCTCCGTCACCCAGAACAACGCCAACCCCTACCAGACCATCGAGCGCAAGGAGGTGGGGGTGAAGCTGCGCATCAAGCCGCAGGTCAATGTCGACAACAGCGTGCGCCTGGACATCGTCCAGGAGGTGTCGTCGATCGCCGAGTCCCGCGCAGCCAGCGATGTGATCACCAACAAGCGCGAGATCAAGACCAAGGTCATGGTCGAGGATAACGGTCTGGTGATCCTCGGCGGCCTGATCAGCGACGAGCTGAGTACCAGCAACCAGCGCGTGCCGTTGCTCGGTGACATCCCCGGCCTTGGCCGGCTGTTCCGCTCCGACGCCAGCAAGAACACCAAGCAGAACCTGATGGTGTTCATCCGCCCGCGCATCCTGCGCGACGGCGAGAGCCTGGCCGGGTTCAGCCAGCAGAAATACCAGAGCCTGCGGCAGGACACACCGCTCAAGCTGCCGGCGCTGGCCGAAGGGATGCCTTTGCTGCAGGCGTTCCCGGCCAGCCGCGCGCGGCTTGAAGGCGCAGACTGGTGA
- a CDS encoding pilus assembly protein PilZ, producing MQRIVSGLLVTLAGWLAAQCVLLLSHPPQPAQAAQQSEVPLPGLLVGHWQAPVDDGVIPLTRLPLHYLGGLKAQPLSASVVVLRHGEQVRTLGRGQRLAPGIVLQAIDAQGLIFDNHGRRERLPWPPRPAVTGFKRQG from the coding sequence ATGCAGCGCATCGTCAGCGGCCTGTTGGTGACCCTCGCCGGCTGGCTGGCGGCGCAATGTGTGCTGCTGCTCAGCCACCCACCGCAACCGGCCCAGGCCGCGCAGCAGAGCGAGGTGCCGCTGCCTGGCTTGCTGGTGGGGCACTGGCAGGCGCCGGTCGACGATGGCGTGATACCGCTGACTCGCTTGCCTCTTCATTACCTGGGCGGGCTCAAGGCCCAACCACTGTCGGCCAGCGTGGTGGTTTTGCGCCACGGCGAGCAGGTGCGCACCCTGGGCCGTGGCCAGCGCCTGGCGCCGGGCATCGTGCTGCAGGCTATCGACGCACAAGGCCTGATTTTCGACAACCATGGGCGGCGCGAGCGCCTGCCCTGGCCGCCACGCCCCGCCGTGACCGGCTTCAAGCGCCAAGGATGA
- a CDS encoding lipoprotein UxpA, whose amino-acid sequence MASNLGRRDVIGWMGIGALAPLLGACSALPLPGAGGERSLDLLYVADTLDARLPGQAVVPATRLGPVSHLGRAPWMSGSNARDAQPELAPLLDAEQAAQARLGGYAVLAALLEQLRGEAGAERCLTLENGQCWNGSGLAYLTQGESGVQGSQLLGSEARVSSDERVLWPQRSTALYRQSSSITLGAGLASEQAKALGVSGVHVFQRGGVRVAVVGVTDPYAQDQKASLKQWYQSLLPSFQQARREGDLVVALADVGSGPGLWLAERIAEIDVLLCARGQDLWPAPVQATQASGRRVPVLFAGCRASGAFRLRCRQAGGQWQFDARFFPTFEQHLKPGALARAGQLRGVLQKQRSGHAAWLDQPLARAPQALWRRDTRGGSWDNLLHQALADGSSMPVLLPGLRYDFPVQAGEPITREHLISLTGGYPAPVFEVPAQPVEQVLENAAEQLFGDPLLLDNSQDLPRWQNHAWQVNYSPTGKRVAGFEPVQGLCRTFGLHVDAQAGVPLWQTVEAWLVRQAPGWRLAPLQLPDVRYVQGHPGWHPRQEAV is encoded by the coding sequence ATGGCAAGCAACCTGGGCAGGCGTGACGTGATCGGCTGGATGGGTATCGGTGCGCTGGCACCGCTGCTCGGCGCCTGTTCCGCGCTGCCACTGCCCGGTGCCGGCGGTGAGCGGTCGCTGGACCTGCTATACGTGGCCGATACCCTCGACGCCCGCTTGCCGGGCCAGGCCGTGGTCCCGGCGACCCGCCTTGGCCCGGTGAGCCACCTGGGCCGTGCGCCCTGGATGAGCGGCTCGAATGCCCGCGATGCACAGCCGGAGCTGGCACCGTTGCTCGATGCCGAGCAGGCCGCACAGGCTCGATTGGGTGGCTACGCGGTGCTGGCGGCGCTGCTCGAACAGCTGCGTGGCGAGGCCGGAGCCGAACGCTGCCTGACCTTGGAGAACGGCCAGTGCTGGAACGGCAGCGGCCTGGCCTACCTCACCCAAGGTGAGAGTGGCGTGCAGGGCAGCCAGTTGCTGGGCAGCGAGGCGCGGGTCAGCAGCGACGAGCGGGTGCTCTGGCCACAGCGCAGCACAGCGCTATACCGGCAGTCTTCTTCCATTACCCTGGGGGCGGGCTTGGCCAGCGAGCAGGCCAAGGCGCTGGGTGTCTCAGGTGTGCACGTGTTCCAGCGCGGCGGTGTGCGCGTGGCGGTGGTCGGCGTCACCGACCCCTATGCCCAGGACCAGAAGGCCTCCCTCAAGCAGTGGTACCAGTCGTTGTTGCCCAGCTTCCAGCAGGCCCGCCGCGAGGGCGACCTGGTGGTGGCCCTGGCCGATGTCGGCAGCGGGCCGGGCCTGTGGCTGGCCGAGCGTATTGCTGAAATTGACGTGCTGCTGTGCGCCCGGGGCCAGGATCTGTGGCCGGCGCCGGTGCAGGCCACCCAGGCCAGTGGGCGGCGGGTGCCGGTGCTGTTCGCCGGTTGCCGGGCCAGTGGCGCGTTTCGCCTGCGTTGTCGGCAGGCGGGCGGGCAATGGCAGTTCGACGCCCGGTTCTTCCCCACGTTCGAGCAGCACCTCAAACCCGGCGCGCTGGCCCGAGCCGGCCAGTTACGTGGCGTGCTGCAAAAACAGCGCAGCGGCCATGCCGCCTGGCTCGACCAACCCTTGGCCCGAGCGCCGCAAGCGCTGTGGCGGCGCGATACCCGTGGCGGTAGCTGGGACAACCTGTTGCACCAGGCCCTGGCCGACGGTTCGAGCATGCCGGTGCTGCTGCCCGGCCTGCGTTACGACTTTCCTGTGCAGGCCGGTGAACCCATCACCCGCGAACACCTGATCAGCCTGACTGGCGGTTACCCCGCGCCGGTGTTCGAGGTGCCGGCGCAACCTGTCGAGCAAGTCCTGGAAAACGCCGCCGAGCAGCTGTTCGGTGACCCGCTGCTGCTGGACAACAGCCAGGACCTGCCCCGCTGGCAGAACCACGCCTGGCAAGTGAACTACAGCCCGACCGGCAAGCGAGTCGCCGGGTTCGAACCCGTGCAGGGGCTGTGCCGGACCTTCGGCCTGCATGTCGATGCCCAGGCCGGCGTGCCGTTGTGGCAAACCGTCGAGGCTTGGCTGGTGCGGCAGGCGCCAGGCTGGCGACTGGCACCGTTGCAACTGCCCGACGTGCGCTACGTGCAGGGCCACCCCGGCTGGCACCCGCGTCAGGAGGCGGTGTGA
- a CDS encoding PhoX family protein produces MSRESGDNLDRNPSDNLPMASVMDAYLSRRSVVRGSLGAAIAMIAGAGLSGCFDSGGGSNHDDPVSEPPVTTPDPKPEKPKLKLGFNSIAGSRTDACVVAAGYSAYVLAPWGTPINSNGNPWKSDGSNTSADQANAMGMHHDGMHFFPINGSSDDGLLAINFEYIDTAALHPAGPTTDASGKRPAEEVRKEINAHGAGVVRLTKVNGRWQVIQNDPLNRRFTTASLMNIAGPLRGTDHVKTKFSPTGTQCRGTNNNCGNGYTPWGTYLTCEENWPGIFVNKGTRPANQTRIGVGSSSGQYKWESAAGDASEVADEFARFNITPTGAGATSDYRNEASTYGYIVEIDPYNSATLAVKRTALGRFRHEGCCPGLPVAGKPLVWYTGDDSNNEYLYKFVSDAVWDPADASPADRLATGAKYMDKGKLYVARFNADGKGVWLLLDVATATTNGSTLGALFGDLPGIILNTRGAADAVGATPMDRPEWTAVNPLNGDVYLTLTNNSARTAAKVDAANPRGPNRHGHIIRWHDSDDHKSFTWDIFVFGANAAGAPDINRSGLTELNQFASPDGMSFDSRGVLWFETDNGETTLTNYTNDQLLAVIPTDLVDATGKQVPVNATNQADLRRFFVGPNGCEVTGITFTPDNKTLFINIQHPDNWPYTDKATDTTPAGSTVRPRAATVVIQRNDGGEIGTA; encoded by the coding sequence ATGAGTCGAGAATCCGGCGACAACCTGGACCGCAACCCGAGCGACAACCTGCCGATGGCCAGCGTCATGGACGCCTACCTGAGCCGTCGCAGCGTGGTGCGCGGCAGCCTCGGCGCGGCCATTGCGATGATCGCCGGCGCAGGCCTGAGCGGCTGTTTCGACAGCGGCGGCGGCTCCAACCATGACGATCCGGTCAGCGAACCACCAGTGACCACCCCGGATCCGAAGCCGGAAAAACCCAAGCTCAAGCTGGGCTTCAACTCCATCGCCGGCTCGCGCACCGACGCCTGCGTGGTCGCCGCTGGCTACAGTGCCTACGTGCTCGCCCCCTGGGGCACGCCGATCAACAGCAACGGCAACCCCTGGAAGTCCGACGGCAGCAACACCTCAGCCGACCAGGCCAACGCCATGGGCATGCACCATGACGGCATGCACTTCTTCCCCATCAATGGCAGCTCTGACGACGGCTTGCTGGCGATCAACTTCGAGTACATCGACACCGCGGCCCTGCACCCGGCCGGCCCGACCACCGACGCCAGCGGCAAGCGCCCAGCCGAGGAAGTGCGCAAGGAGATCAACGCCCACGGCGCCGGCGTGGTGCGCCTGACCAAGGTCAATGGCCGCTGGCAGGTGATCCAGAACGACCCGCTCAACCGCCGCTTCACCACCGCTTCGCTGATGAACATCGCCGGCCCCCTGCGCGGCACCGACCACGTCAAGACCAAGTTCTCGCCCACCGGCACCCAGTGCCGCGGCACCAACAACAACTGCGGCAACGGCTACACCCCCTGGGGCACCTACCTGACCTGCGAGGAGAACTGGCCCGGTATCTTCGTCAACAAGGGTACTCGCCCGGCCAATCAGACCCGCATCGGCGTGGGCAGCTCCAGTGGCCAGTACAAGTGGGAAAGCGCGGCTGGCGATGCCAGCGAAGTGGCCGATGAGTTCGCCCGCTTCAACATCACCCCGACCGGCGCCGGCGCTACCAGCGACTACCGCAACGAGGCCAGCACCTACGGCTACATCGTCGAAATCGACCCCTACAACAGCGCCACCCTGGCGGTGAAGCGCACCGCCCTCGGCCGCTTCCGCCACGAAGGTTGCTGCCCGGGCCTGCCGGTGGCGGGCAAGCCACTGGTCTGGTACACCGGCGACGACTCCAACAACGAATACCTCTACAAGTTCGTCTCCGACGCGGTCTGGGACCCAGCCGACGCCAGCCCCGCCGACCGCCTGGCCACCGGCGCCAAGTACATGGACAAAGGCAAGCTCTATGTGGCGCGTTTCAACGCCGACGGCAAGGGCGTGTGGCTGCTGCTCGACGTCGCCACCGCCACCACCAACGGCAGCACGCTCGGTGCGCTGTTCGGCGACCTACCGGGGATCATCCTCAACACCCGTGGCGCCGCCGACGCCGTGGGCGCGACGCCCATGGACCGCCCGGAGTGGACCGCCGTCAACCCGCTCAACGGCGACGTCTACCTCACCCTCACCAACAACAGCGCACGCACCGCCGCCAAGGTCGATGCGGCCAACCCGCGCGGCCCGAACCGTCATGGCCATATCATCCGCTGGCACGACAGCGACGATCACAAGAGCTTCACCTGGGACATCTTCGTGTTCGGCGCCAACGCCGCCGGCGCCCCGGACATCAACCGTTCCGGCCTGACCGAGCTGAACCAGTTCGCCAGCCCCGATGGCATGAGCTTCGATAGCCGCGGCGTGCTGTGGTTCGAGACCGACAACGGCGAAACCACCCTGACCAATTACACCAACGACCAGTTGCTGGCGGTGATCCCCACCGACCTGGTCGATGCCACGGGCAAGCAGGTCCCGGTCAACGCCACCAACCAAGCCGACCTGCGGCGCTTCTTCGTCGGCCCCAACGGTTGCGAAGTGACCGGCATCACCTTCACTCCCGACAACAAGACACTGTTCATCAACATCCAGCACCCGGACAACTGGCCCTACACCGACAAGGCCACCGACACCACCCCAGCCGGCAGCACGGTACGCCCACGAGCCGCGACCGTGGTGATCCAGCGCAACGATGGCGGCGAGATCGGCACCGCCTGA
- a CDS encoding heavy metal response regulator transcription factor — MRLLIIEDEPRTADYLQQGLRENGYVVDCAHTGTDGLHLARQQPYDLVILDVNLPELDGWGVLQRLRAESSTRIMMLTAHGRLADRVKGLDLGADDYLLKPFEFPELLARIRSLLRRNDQHLQPSTLKVADLELDPGRHRAWRGGQRIDLTAKEFALLHLLMRQSGEVLSRTQIISLVWDMNFDCDTNVVEVSIRRLRAKIDDPFEDKLIHTLRGVGYVLEARP, encoded by the coding sequence ATGCGCCTACTGATCATCGAGGACGAACCCCGTACCGCCGACTACCTGCAGCAAGGGCTGCGTGAGAACGGCTACGTGGTCGACTGCGCCCACACCGGCACCGACGGCCTGCACCTGGCCCGCCAGCAGCCCTACGACCTGGTGATCCTCGACGTCAACCTGCCCGAACTAGACGGCTGGGGCGTGCTGCAGCGCCTGCGCGCCGAATCGTCCACGCGGATCATGATGCTCACCGCCCACGGTCGCCTGGCCGACCGGGTCAAGGGCCTTGACCTGGGCGCCGATGACTACCTGCTCAAGCCTTTCGAGTTCCCCGAACTGCTGGCACGTATCCGCAGCCTGCTGCGGCGCAACGACCAGCACCTGCAGCCCAGCACCCTGAAAGTCGCCGACCTGGAGCTCGACCCCGGCCGCCATCGCGCCTGGCGCGGTGGCCAGCGCATCGACCTGACCGCCAAAGAGTTCGCCTTGCTGCACCTGCTGATGCGCCAGAGCGGCGAGGTGCTGTCGCGCACCCAGATCATCTCGCTGGTATGGGACATGAACTTCGATTGCGACACCAACGTGGTCGAAGTGTCGATCCGCCGCCTGCGAGCGAAGATCGACGACCCCTTCGAGGACAAGCTGATCCACACCCTGCGCGGCGTCGGCTATGTGCTCGAGGCCCGCCCTTGA